In a single window of the Pleurodeles waltl isolate 20211129_DDA chromosome 4_2, aPleWal1.hap1.20221129, whole genome shotgun sequence genome:
- the LOC138293998 gene encoding olfactory receptor 1G1-like yields MGWQNHSFVTEFFLMGISQNPKLETVLFALFLIIYLATVLGNFLIISAKWLDIHLHTPMYFFLSNLSFVDVSYSSVTLPKMLSDFDKDKKSISYAGCLTQMYFFIFLELSESVLLAAMAYDRYVAVCKPLHYTSIMDRSVCIRLAAMSWSCGLLFSLVHTLLTTKLLFCGSNSISRFFCDVPPLFKLSCTDPFYHFLSLVISGGLIGFMSISIKVFSYVRIVSDILKIHSAEGRMKAFSTCASHLAVVTVFYGTLYFVYFRAEATLSEEKQTHVAVFYTMVIPLLNPIIYCLRNKEMKRAIRTIPRRKTIVFTYCFVNCPCKLY; encoded by the coding sequence ATGGGATGGCAAAATCACTCCTTTGTTACCGAGTTCTTTCTTATGGGCATTTCACAAAACCCCAAACTGGAGACCGTCCTCTTCGCCCTTTTCCTTATTATCTACTTGGCCACTGTGCTTGGAAACTTTCTTATAATCTCAGCTAAATGGTTGGACATCCATCTTCACACACCAATGTACTTCTTCTTGAGTAACCTCTCATTCGTGGATGTGTCCTACTCCTCTGTTACTCTCCCTAAGATGCTGTCAGACTTCGACAAGGACAAGAAGAGCATATCATATGCAGGTTGTCTCACCCAAAtgtacttcttcatcttcttggagTTATCAGAGAGTGTCCTTCTGGCTGCAATGGCATATGACCGCTATGTGGCAGTGTGCAAGCCTTTGCATTACACTTCCATCATGGACAGAAGTGTTTGTATCAGGTTGGCAGCCATGTCATGGTCTTGTGGCTTACTGTTTTCCCTGGTGCATACACTATTGACAACAAAATTACTCTTCTGTGGCTCTAACAGCATTAGTCGATTCTTTTGCGATGTTCCACCTCTGTTCAAACTGTCCTGCACTGACCCTTTCTACCATTTCCTGAGCTTGGTGATATCAGGGGGACTGATTGGTTTCATGTCTATTTCCATCAAAGTTTTCTCCTACGTCCGTATCGTGTCTGATATCCTAAAGATTCACTCTGCTGAGGGGCGAATGAAGGCTTTCTCCACCTGTGCTTCCCACCTGGCTGTGGTAACAGTGTTTTATGGGACACTCTACTTCGTGTACTTCAGGGCTGAGGCGACTTTGTCGGAGGAGAAACAGACACACGTGGCTGTGTTCTACACCATGGTCATCCCCTTACTTAACCCGATTATTTACTGTTTGAGGAATAAAGAGATGAAAAGGGCCATCAGGACGATTCCAAGAAGAAAAACAATCGTCTTTACGTACTGTTTTGTAAATTGTCCCTGTAAACTTTATTAG